Below is a window of Populus trichocarpa isolate Nisqually-1 chromosome 3, P.trichocarpa_v4.1, whole genome shotgun sequence DNA.
ATTGAACTGAACCACAGTCACGGATGGGGCATTGAAGTTTGCAAAGGACCAACAACGTTCCAAATTCTCCTATTTCGTTTCACAAAACAAAGTCTCTTGGATTTCTCgctgttagattttttttaaaataaattagcacaacccaaaaaacattttaaaaaatagcataagTTTATTGATTGCGCTGCTGTTAGAAACAACACAGTTTAAATAAGTTGAGTTGTTACCGGCAATTTAATGGATTGTGTTATTCTCATTATCATAACTATGaagttctattttttcaaatattttttttatgttagtctgtgaaaactcttttttttttggacattgatattttcaaaaaacaaatctccataatattatatatttttgtacacAAATTGATGTTATATGCCTAGTTTTCGCTTTCATATCATAAATGACCAGTCACGGGTTGGTCATAGATTCATCTATATAAACTTGGGATCACACCCCTTCACAAAAAACCCAAGTGCAATTAGCAGTGTAACCTTCCAAGGAACCCTAAGTCATGGGTTCTAAATTTGCAGCCATgcttttcatcttcatgatcTTCATGGCAATATCCTTGCCACCCATTTATGCTTGCACTCCTTGCACTCAACCACATCCACCATCATACCCTCACCCTCCAACCCGCCCTATAGTTCCTCACCCAAAACCACCAACCACGAAGCATCCACCGCATCATGGAGGCCACTCACCTTCCAAGAAACCACCATTGCCACCAGTAGTACTACCACCAATTATAATAAATCCCCCGCCAGTTATAACACCTCCAGTAATAGCACCACCTATAACAAACCCTCCTGTGATAACACCACCACCTTCTTCAAGCTACCCTCCATATCCACCTGGTTCTGGTGGTCCTCCATTTGGcggaggtggtggtggaggaggaggaggaggaggtggtggtggaggtggaggtggcgGGGGTGGCAGCATTCCAGGGGTTAATCCTCCTCCAACAACCCAACCAACTTGTCCAATCAATGCATTAAAACTAGGGGCTTGCGTTGATGTGCTAGGAGGCTTGGTGCATGTTGGATTAGGGAACCCAGTTGAGAATGTTTGCTGTCCTGTGCTTAAAGGATTGCTAGAGCTTGAAGCAGCTATTTGTCTTTGCACTAGTATAAGACTTAAGCTCCTTAACCTCACCATTTTCATTCCTCTAGCTCTTCAAGTGCTGATAACTTGCGGACAGACCCCCCCTCCTGGTTTTGTATGCCCACCTCTGTGAAATTATTGTAGTTGGTCATTATAAAATAAGGTCATTTCAGGATTGTGCGGTAAAATGGTCCTGAATTGTTCTGTGTTTAGGTTTCTGCATGTTAGTCTTGTGAACTAGATCTAGGGTTTGGTTCTTCTCcgtgtttgaatatttttaattacgtGTAATTTATTGACCATGGAAGCTCTCTCTACCAAACATAAACATGCAGTCTATGTTTATGCATGCACGTATATGCATGGGTAGAACAAAAAAATTGGTCATCTCGTAAATGTAGACTTCGTTTTCCCAGCATAATTCAATGACTTCTTTTATTAGCTATTGAAAAAATTGTAGCAGTATATGGAATTATTG
It encodes the following:
- the LOC18097015 gene encoding 36.4 kDa proline-rich protein; its protein translation is MGSKFAAMLFIFMIFMAISLPPIYACTPCTQPHPPSYPHPPTRPIVPHPKPPTTKHPPHHGGHSPSKKPPLPPVVLPPIIINPPPVITPPVIAPPITNPPVITPPPSSSYPPYPPGSGGPPFGGGGGGGGGGGGGGGGGGGGGGSIPGVNPPPTTQPTCPINALKLGACVDVLGGLVHVGLGNPVENVCCPVLKGLLELEAAICLCTSIRLKLLNLTIFIPLALQVLITCGQTPPPGFVCPPL